Proteins encoded together in one Impatiens glandulifera chromosome 1, dImpGla2.1, whole genome shotgun sequence window:
- the LOC124928157 gene encoding uncharacterized protein LOC124928157 has protein sequence MMNFLALISAFGIIAIAHLLNHGFTEATATVIDLSKPKGTVKTIKSDYGDIIDCVSIYKQISFDNPLIKSSQLNLNLEKQHAVVWDKEGAYLGASAKFSVPNPRTQQNDFSLAQIWLLTAMDTPRLNAIEAGWTSDRYNRTGCYNLLCEGFVQTSRTFAVGSPLSISSEIKVSVFKDSETGNWWLQVDDDL, from the exons atgatgaattttCTTGCATTGATCTCTGCATTTGGGATAATAGCCATAGCCCATTTGTTAAACCATGGATTTACAGAGGCCACTGCAACCGTTATTGACTTGTCAAAACCCAAAGGAACGGTTAAAACCATCAAG AGTGACTACGGAGATATTATCGATTGTGTTAGTATCTACAAACAAATCAGTTTCGATAATCCATTGATTAAGAGCTCGCAACTCAATCTTAACTTGGAGAAACAG CATGCGGTGGTATGGGATAAGGAAGGAGCATACTTAGGAGCTTCTGCAAAATTCAGTGTTCCGAATCCTCGAACTCAGCAAAATGATTTCAGTTTAGCGCAAATTTGGCTCTTAACTGCGATGGACACACCACGTTTAAACGCTATTGAAGCCGGTTGGACA AGTGATCGCTATAACAGAACAGGATGTTATAATCTCTTATGCGAAGGCTTCGTGCAAACAAGCCGGACTTTTGCTGTCGGCTCTCCCCTATCGATTTCCAGCGAGATAAAAGTTTCTGTCTTCAAG GACTCTGAAACAGGAAACTGGTGGCTGCAAGTGGACGACGATTTATAG
- the LOC124928145 gene encoding uncharacterized protein LOC124928145 produces the protein MQYNASDTVYFRQAKTIPELAKRDFDNLKEVNEEGKPQPKVVRRGRPPTKNLKKEFSSPPSIARCGPESSYDATPNTGGENQNASGSNNYRFPKRLAEAKHVKKRFMLDENKRSTYKLSQASTLGDDPYMLTSLNGKTNRLMGYRRIWLDFVACSFHSNILY, from the exons ATGCAATATAATGCTTCCGACACTGTCTATTTTCGGCAG GCAAAGACCATACCAGAGCTGGCAAAAcgtgattttgataatttgaaaGAAGTTAATGAAGAAGGCAAACCACAGCCAAAAGTTGTTCGAAGAGGAAGGCCTCCCACCAAGAATTTGAAGAAGGAATTTTCCAGTCCTCCATCAATTGCACGTTGTGGGCCTGAATCTTCATACGATGCCACTCCTAATACAGGAGGTGAGAATCAGAATGCCTCGGGCTCAAACAACTACAGATTTCCGAAAAGGCTT GCTGAGGCAAAACATGTAAAGAAAAGGTTTATGTTAGATGAGAACAAGCGTTCCACATATAAGCTCTCTCAAGCATCAACTTTAGGCGATGATCCATATATGTTGACTTCCCTCAATGGGAAAACCAATCGGTTAATGGGGTACCGTAGAATTTGGTTAGATTTTGTTGCCTGTTCTTTTCACAgcaatattttatattga